From a single Anaerolineales bacterium genomic region:
- a CDS encoding GNAT family N-acetyltransferase, whose translation MNNMNKYNFRSFAGKSDFPKMAKLIQDIEAAGNSQNWVTAEDVERDYEHLVNSTPETDMLMVEDQQGSLIAYVRVGWEMDDEKRQVFSFPFNIHPAESNQELHNHLLGWVEKRSVEVAAEINASDRHVLRAFLGNIEKEALREAALQTQGFKPVRYMNRMTRDLNEPIEVPPMPEGLEVRPVSETHYRAVINGLDEAFRDHWGHSPFREENYQSFISSPFFKPSLWQIAWDGEEVAAGILNTVDEEANKQFNIKRGMTDPIFTRRPWRKRGVARALLMRSLQMFKDMGMTEAMLGVDTQNPSGAFVLYESCGFKPVQRSVVFEKDITPN comes from the coding sequence ATGAACAACATGAACAAATACAACTTCCGTTCGTTTGCAGGAAAAAGCGATTTCCCAAAAATGGCAAAATTGATCCAGGATATTGAGGCGGCAGGGAACTCCCAAAACTGGGTTACTGCTGAAGATGTTGAGCGCGATTATGAACATCTTGTCAACTCAACCCCGGAAACCGACATGCTCATGGTCGAAGATCAGCAGGGCAGCCTAATCGCCTATGTCCGTGTCGGCTGGGAGATGGACGATGAAAAGCGGCAGGTCTTCAGCTTTCCGTTCAACATTCACCCGGCGGAAAGCAATCAGGAACTGCACAACCACCTGCTGGGCTGGGTCGAGAAGCGTTCTGTCGAAGTCGCCGCCGAGATCAACGCATCTGACAGGCACGTCCTGCGGGCATTTTTAGGCAACATCGAAAAAGAAGCGTTGAGAGAAGCCGCACTTCAAACCCAAGGTTTCAAGCCTGTGCGTTATATGAACCGCATGACGCGCGATCTGAATGAGCCCATCGAAGTCCCGCCCATGCCGGAAGGTCTTGAGGTCCGCCCGGTTTCTGAAACTCATTATCGCGCAGTCATAAACGGACTTGATGAAGCCTTCCGGGACCATTGGGGGCACAGTCCATTTCGAGAGGAAAACTACCAAAGCTTTATCTCCAGCCCATTCTTCAAACCGTCACTCTGGCAGATCGCCTGGGATGGCGAAGAAGTTGCCGCAGGGATCCTGAACACCGTGGACGAAGAGGCGAACAAGCAGTTCAATATCAAACGCGGCATGACCGATCCCATCTTCACACGCCGCCCCTGGCGCAAACGCGGGGTGGCACGCGCCCTGCTCATGCGCAGCCTGCAAATGTTCAAAGACATGGGCATGACCGAAGCCATGCTGGGCGTGGATACACAAAATCCGAGCGGCGCTTTCGTCTTATATGAAAGTTGCGGCTTCAAGCCCGTCCAGCGCAGTGTCGTCTTTGAGAAGGACATCACTCCAAACTAA
- a CDS encoding MFS transporter → MNNSETSLPKNWAVRFFSIFTGQAFSLFGSSLVQFALIWYLTQETGSATVLATASLFGMLPQILLGPIAGTIIDRGNRRIIMIIADALIALATLVLAILFWTDQVQIWHIYLALTIRSTGGAFHYPAMAASTTLMVPKQHLARVAGANQTLHGLVNIVAPPVGALLIAVMPTQNVLLIDVFTALLGITPLLFFSIPQPPRREVHASAPKTSFLQDLGAGFKYMASWPGLLMLGLMATMLNFLLAPTGALTPLLVTKYFGKGALELGTVDSFFGIGMIAGGITLGAWGGFKQKIVTSLTGIAMFSIAIIAIAAAPANSFWIMLVSMFLIGFMMPMVNGPIHALFQSVVEPDMQGRVLSLVSSVAQAMMPLGYMIAGPITDATSYQTWFWMAGIMNLLIGLGGFLVPALMNIEDNHKPSQPASSEAPQEMGQIPVQ, encoded by the coding sequence ATGAACAATTCTGAGACCTCCCTGCCAAAAAACTGGGCTGTGCGTTTCTTTTCCATCTTTACCGGACAGGCGTTCTCGCTCTTCGGTTCGTCGCTGGTGCAATTTGCGTTGATCTGGTACCTGACTCAGGAAACCGGTTCTGCAACTGTTCTGGCAACCGCATCGCTCTTCGGGATGCTGCCGCAGATCCTGCTGGGTCCGATCGCCGGGACGATCATAGACCGCGGCAACCGCCGCATCATCATGATCATCGCGGACGCATTGATCGCGCTGGCAACGCTCGTCCTCGCCATCCTGTTTTGGACAGATCAGGTTCAGATCTGGCATATCTACCTGGCGTTGACCATCCGCTCGACGGGCGGCGCATTCCATTACCCCGCCATGGCGGCGTCCACCACGCTGATGGTTCCGAAACAGCACCTAGCCCGCGTAGCTGGCGCAAATCAAACCCTGCATGGTTTGGTGAACATCGTCGCACCGCCGGTTGGGGCGCTGCTGATCGCGGTCATGCCGACTCAAAACGTGCTGTTGATCGACGTCTTCACCGCGCTGCTGGGAATCACCCCCCTGCTGTTCTTCTCCATCCCACAGCCGCCGCGCCGTGAAGTCCACGCTTCCGCGCCAAAGACGAGCTTCCTTCAGGACCTCGGAGCGGGTTTCAAATACATGGCTTCGTGGCCCGGTCTGCTGATGCTCGGTCTGATGGCAACCATGCTGAACTTCCTGCTCGCCCCCACCGGCGCCTTGACCCCGCTTCTGGTGACAAAATATTTCGGCAAGGGCGCACTGGAACTGGGAACCGTCGATTCGTTCTTCGGCATCGGCATGATCGCCGGCGGCATCACGCTTGGCGCCTGGGGCGGATTCAAGCAAAAGATCGTCACCTCCCTGACCGGCATTGCCATGTTTAGCATTGCCATCATTGCCATCGCCGCCGCGCCTGCAAACTCGTTCTGGATCATGCTGGTTTCCATGTTCTTGATCGGCTTCATGATGCCGATGGTCAATGGACCGATCCATGCGCTGTTCCAGTCCGTGGTGGAACCCGATATGCAGGGACGGGTGCTTTCCCTCGTCAGCAGTGTGGCACAGGCAATGATGCCGCTTGGATACATGATCGCGGGTCCGATAACGGATGCGACCAGCTACCAGACCTGGTTCTGGATGGCGGGCATCATGAATTTATTGATCGGATTGGGCGGCTTCCTTGTCCCGGCCTTGATGAACATCGAAGATAATCATAAACCATCCCAGCCAGCCTCATCCGAGGCGCCGCAAGAAATGGGACAAATCCCGGTTCAGTAA
- a CDS encoding recombinase family protein codes for MTDYSIRNNDPVEFSSRRKRSLNRMRLMDVDKSTNADQMPPDTPIAIYSRVSSEEQVNGYSLEAQVNACKAWAAQRKWKIAECYSDPGHSGKDDNRPGFQSMIAHAREGHFKAIIFHKLDRFSRNAEQTMRHFRDLNAYDVTLASVTEDFDYTTAQGRFVFRMMALFAQWYLENLSAEVVKSKVEMARQGVQNGPVPFGYLKDQENKQIIIVPDEAQMIQTAFTMYASGNFTDQTVADFLNQSGIKTRKGNLWSKDTVTDFLQNEFYYGKVAYRDQLWPGRHQPIISKELFDQAMEIRAKHARRPRTYIALNKISHPNLLQRIVYCSECERSLRIQSSRRYGYYIETSRYRGKECSASRGRARMDYLDNHTLDLLRNLRLPEDWQQDIERLLEDLDVVRKIENRRIEIDEELRRVGRAFADGVFDEEGYERRRKKLLAEKDSLIIPDGAKSIEMGMQLENIGDFLDEATTEEKYKILHLLFDALYYDFSRKKIVRIKPQSVFVHIFRLAASELGWTETDGFIFHVDG; via the coding sequence ATGACTGATTATTCTATTCGAAATAACGATCCAGTGGAATTTAGTTCACGGCGCAAACGCAGCCTCAATCGGATGCGTTTGATGGATGTTGATAAAAGCACAAATGCCGATCAAATGCCTCCCGACACACCAATTGCAATCTATTCGCGGGTATCGAGTGAGGAACAGGTCAATGGCTATTCACTCGAGGCTCAGGTCAATGCTTGTAAAGCATGGGCTGCCCAGCGAAAATGGAAGATTGCGGAATGCTACTCAGATCCAGGACATTCTGGAAAGGACGATAATCGCCCAGGATTTCAAAGTATGATCGCTCATGCCAGAGAAGGGCATTTCAAGGCAATCATTTTCCATAAATTGGATCGCTTCTCACGGAATGCTGAACAAACTATGCGACATTTCCGCGATCTTAATGCGTATGATGTAACCCTTGCTTCGGTTACAGAGGACTTTGACTACACTACCGCTCAAGGCAGGTTTGTTTTTCGTATGATGGCATTGTTTGCCCAATGGTATCTGGAAAATCTTTCAGCTGAGGTTGTGAAAAGCAAAGTAGAGATGGCGCGTCAAGGTGTTCAGAATGGACCGGTCCCGTTTGGATATCTAAAAGACCAGGAGAATAAACAGATCATTATCGTGCCAGATGAGGCACAAATGATCCAAACAGCCTTTACGATGTATGCTTCTGGTAACTTTACGGATCAAACTGTGGCAGATTTCCTAAACCAAAGTGGCATCAAAACGCGCAAAGGGAATTTGTGGAGCAAAGACACGGTCACAGATTTTCTGCAAAACGAATTTTATTATGGGAAAGTTGCCTATCGAGATCAGCTGTGGCCAGGTCGGCATCAGCCAATCATTAGCAAAGAATTGTTTGATCAGGCTATGGAAATCCGTGCTAAGCATGCCAGGCGCCCAAGAACCTATATTGCCTTGAATAAGATCAGCCACCCAAATCTACTGCAGCGGATTGTGTATTGCAGTGAGTGTGAACGTTCTTTGCGTATCCAATCTTCTAGGCGATATGGCTACTATATCGAAACCTCACGCTATCGCGGAAAAGAATGCAGCGCCTCTCGCGGACGAGCAAGGATGGATTATCTGGATAATCATACACTCGATCTTTTGAGAAACCTTCGCCTCCCTGAAGATTGGCAACAAGATATTGAGCGCTTGTTAGAAGATCTAGATGTTGTTCGTAAGATTGAAAACCGTCGTATCGAGATCGATGAAGAATTACGGCGGGTGGGTAGGGCATTTGCTGACGGTGTGTTTGACGAAGAAGGTTATGAGCGCAGGCGCAAAAAGCTCCTTGCCGAAAAAGATAGCCTTATTATTCCCGATGGAGCCAAATCCATAGAAATGGGTATGCAGTTAGAGAATATCGGTGATTTTCTTGATGAAGCAACCACTGAGGAGAAATACAAAATCCTGCACTTGCTGTTCGATGCGCTGTATTACGACTTTTCCAGGAAAAAGATAGTTCGGATCAAGCCTCAATCAGTGTTTGTCCACATCTTCCGCCTCGCCGCTTCCGAGCTTGGCTGGACTGAAACCGATGGGTTCATTTTCCATGTTGACGGGTGA
- a CDS encoding MoxR family ATPase has protein sequence MSKSTEEIQSIFTKFSVPKPQQTEEIYEKLGYKDSIPTPLPYFVMTNTSKTQTTEVASRIKVGKKLKGLKVIGWYGPPGTGKNTLAKEIAATLRMPYREFDLGQGFDLMELIGGTGLRGNQGATETVAVEGPLTTYAKIGSIISLNEVVNVDGIQLSILHAMIQEREISLPTAETGPNGNQSVVKVHDDTFFVFTWNPDLRNPDRQMPPPALLDRMRARRFDTDTEEDEVNKLTSRLKFALDKHVNPDAVRDDVRLIRNLRKAYENGHIARCPYMRTLEDFALTRHTLGNEAAFEVLLNLCDQDPEEFYRQRDDVVRRHFQPIFGK, from the coding sequence ATGAGTAAATCCACAGAAGAAATCCAATCTATCTTTACAAAATTTAGCGTCCCAAAGCCACAACAAACCGAAGAAATTTATGAAAAACTCGGTTATAAGGACTCTATTCCAACTCCCCTGCCTTACTTTGTTATGACAAATACATCCAAGACACAAACAACAGAAGTTGCGTCCAGAATAAAGGTTGGGAAAAAACTAAAAGGGCTAAAAGTGATTGGCTGGTACGGTCCCCCAGGAACGGGTAAAAACACTCTTGCTAAAGAAATAGCAGCGACATTAAGAATGCCTTATCGTGAGTTTGATTTAGGACAAGGCTTTGACTTAATGGAGTTGATAGGAGGGACAGGGCTAAGGGGCAATCAGGGAGCAACAGAAACTGTAGCAGTTGAAGGTCCCCTGACAACATATGCCAAAATAGGCAGCATTATTTCACTAAATGAAGTAGTAAATGTTGATGGGATACAGTTATCAATCCTACACGCCATGATTCAGGAGCGGGAAATATCTCTACCGACGGCTGAAACTGGACCAAATGGAAATCAAAGCGTGGTAAAGGTTCATGATGATACCTTTTTTGTATTCACTTGGAATCCTGATTTACGTAATCCAGATCGACAGATGCCGCCGCCAGCCTTGTTAGACAGAATGAGAGCCCGACGCTTTGATACTGATACAGAAGAAGATGAAGTGAATAAATTGACGTCTAGACTCAAGTTTGCTTTGGATAAGCATGTAAACCCAGATGCAGTAAGAGATGATGTTCGATTGATCCGCAATTTGAGAAAGGCTTATGAAAACGGACATATCGCCCGCTGTCCATACATGAGAACACTGGAAGATTTTGCATTAACCAGACATACTCTTGGAAATGAAGCAGCATTTGAAGTTTTGTTAAACTTGTGCGATCAAGATCCTGAAGAGTTTTATAGACAACGTGATGATGTCGTTCGACGTCATTTTCAGCCCATATTTGGAAAGTAG
- a CDS encoding HEAT repeat domain-containing protein — MKKNDNVPGIGKSRNSASSDNYDSLVLLLRNFDENIRIDTIQKLGDLRETRAVRPLLGRFQNDKSPKVRYYAVEELFKLRDSINDSSLWSILAEAMNEDNEEDEKVRAKIAEVLGFLNDSAFSNYLVTSLGDNSQIVWKAAAHSLGLIKDLDVIDELIEGLNEKSRHYSTDKDATPYITALIEMGPVVIRDVLFSIEDEELGIHESQNREYIPSVYYESHFNDRLEIISKIGIAALPEIKKILSTDDCYDSALFLISEALANIGGTDSLKILCSLTKDKHHEAIRWVSINGLKRIYNLNPEMVFQTLINVLEKDNVSEVQEEAIEGLAILKNSKATPLLGSILLDSGDFYLRLASAIALGDIMDPFALDMLGSALGTDRNEDVRIAAATALGKINNKSAIPYLDATTSDDMSIRVREAAKAALSNYK; from the coding sequence ATGAAAAAGAATGATAATGTCCCAGGCATTGGCAAATCTCGTAACTCAGCCTCTAGCGACAACTATGATTCCCTTGTTCTATTACTCCGTAATTTTGATGAAAACATTAGAATCGATACCATTCAAAAACTGGGGGATTTAAGAGAAACTCGCGCAGTTCGTCCACTTTTAGGGAGGTTCCAAAATGATAAATCTCCGAAGGTTCGTTATTATGCTGTTGAAGAGTTATTCAAGTTAAGAGACAGTATTAATGATTCATCTCTATGGTCAATACTAGCAGAAGCGATGAACGAAGATAATGAGGAAGATGAAAAAGTACGAGCGAAAATTGCCGAGGTTTTAGGTTTTTTGAATGACAGCGCATTTTCTAATTACTTAGTCACCAGTCTAGGAGACAATTCTCAGATAGTCTGGAAAGCCGCAGCCCACTCCTTAGGGCTGATAAAAGATCTAGATGTTATTGATGAATTAATTGAGGGACTCAACGAAAAATCACGCCATTATAGTACAGATAAGGATGCTACACCTTACATTACGGCATTAATAGAAATGGGCCCAGTAGTTATCCGAGACGTCTTGTTCTCAATAGAAGATGAGGAACTTGGTATTCACGAATCCCAAAACAGAGAATACATACCGTCAGTGTATTACGAAAGTCATTTTAATGATCGTCTGGAAATAATAAGCAAAATAGGAATCGCTGCCTTGCCAGAAATAAAAAAAATATTATCAACTGACGATTGCTATGATAGTGCATTATTTCTTATAAGCGAAGCCCTGGCGAATATAGGAGGAACAGATTCTTTGAAGATTCTCTGTTCTTTAACAAAAGACAAACACCACGAAGCAATAAGATGGGTATCCATAAACGGGTTAAAGAGAATCTACAACTTAAATCCTGAAATGGTCTTTCAGACTCTTATAAATGTTCTTGAAAAAGACAATGTAAGTGAAGTTCAAGAAGAAGCGATAGAAGGACTAGCGATATTAAAAAATTCTAAAGCTACTCCTTTGTTAGGCTCTATATTACTGGATTCTGGTGATTTTTACCTTCGCCTTGCCTCAGCTATTGCATTAGGCGACATAATGGATCCGTTTGCCCTAGATATGCTTGGCTCGGCATTAGGGACCGACAGAAATGAAGATGTTCGTATTGCTGCAGCAACTGCATTAGGAAAAATTAACAATAAAAGTGCAATTCCCTACTTGGATGCAACCACATCAGACGACATGTCAATTCGTGTTCGCGAAGCTGCCAAGGCAGCCCTATCCAATTACAAATAG
- a CDS encoding HEAT repeat domain-containing protein — MSQNQPPGMGNPRASASAGEFERLLFELRDFNDGVREKAAIRLGEIGNKNAIQPLIGRLNNDKSPRVQWYAADALYKLGDAQAWPAIKDRLNAGGDALVRAKCAEILGLSGDKFFSDTLVDALRNGGDIANIAAVGLGRLKNLDVLAKLINIIDTSRGSEELKNFSVIAMIEMGTGVTNKVLETSGNNGDAYRVEVLSGLGQPAVVQISPYLNNKNNEIRSVAVQSLTKIISDDSTMHLCNIVKTEENETIRSIALQALEQRPATQVEVALIYVLQNDKNEKLKEVSAHILGKLKIMASLEPLEKIALRDYKDRMQLRTNGTAIIALGLLGDQRAIPTLGSLLLDCIDYKARTLAAEAISKIKSTAGFEYLISALGSDGNAEVRKASALALGQLRDRRAVEPLRLVSNSDPDSGVKEAAKSALKML; from the coding sequence ATGTCACAAAACCAACCCCCAGGAATGGGAAATCCACGCGCTTCTGCCAGCGCAGGAGAATTTGAACGTTTGCTGTTTGAATTAAGAGATTTCAATGACGGTGTCCGCGAGAAAGCTGCTATTAGGCTTGGCGAAATCGGGAATAAAAATGCTATCCAACCATTAATAGGACGATTAAACAATGACAAATCACCGAGGGTACAGTGGTACGCTGCGGATGCCCTATATAAACTTGGAGATGCTCAAGCCTGGCCAGCTATTAAGGATAGGTTAAATGCAGGTGGGGATGCACTCGTAAGGGCCAAATGCGCTGAAATTCTTGGGCTATCAGGAGATAAATTTTTTTCTGATACCCTTGTAGACGCATTAAGAAATGGTGGTGACATTGCCAATATAGCTGCAGTAGGGTTAGGCAGATTAAAAAACCTTGACGTATTGGCAAAACTAATCAATATTATAGATACATCCAGAGGGTCGGAAGAACTAAAAAACTTTAGCGTTATTGCGATGATTGAGATGGGAACAGGTGTAACCAATAAAGTATTAGAAACTTCCGGCAATAATGGAGATGCTTATCGAGTTGAGGTTTTAAGCGGACTGGGACAACCTGCTGTAGTACAGATATCTCCTTACCTAAACAATAAAAACAATGAAATTCGTTCTGTTGCTGTCCAGTCTTTAACAAAAATTATCAGCGACGACTCGACAATGCATTTATGCAATATTGTAAAAACCGAAGAAAACGAAACTATCCGCAGCATTGCCTTGCAAGCTTTAGAGCAAAGACCTGCCACTCAAGTCGAAGTTGCTCTAATCTATGTTTTGCAAAATGACAAAAATGAAAAACTTAAAGAAGTTTCCGCCCATATCCTCGGGAAGTTGAAAATTATGGCATCTCTTGAACCATTGGAGAAAATCGCATTACGTGATTACAAAGATCGTATGCAATTAAGAACAAACGGGACAGCAATCATTGCACTAGGTTTGCTTGGCGATCAGCGAGCAATACCCACGCTCGGATCCTTATTGCTAGATTGCATTGATTACAAAGCTCGAACGTTAGCTGCTGAAGCGATTTCAAAAATAAAATCCACCGCAGGCTTTGAATACCTTATATCTGCGTTAGGCAGTGATGGTAATGCGGAAGTTCGAAAAGCTTCGGCGTTGGCACTTGGGCAATTACGTGATCGACGTGCCGTTGAACCACTTCGGCTGGTCTCAAATTCAGACCCTGATAGTGGTGTCAAGGAAGCAGCAAAGTCGGCGTTAAAAATGCTGTAG
- the grpE gene encoding nucleotide exchange factor GrpE, with the protein MKKTNFSIPLTSFFAGIWAGVVLGHWLLPKQSKHKSQTTPNEPDDFSKTQDDSSLSDENYLELKKLARENNELKKEYQRLLARTSESEQNTQDQERAALFHALETILVQLPVLSERIKAGADIPMDTLLSLVDMIPEKLETLDIKMINTPGEITKFDPILHKPIPSQTGQIPEKGFVKVVIPGFQYKDVVLKHSEVRIQTDGK; encoded by the coding sequence ATGAAAAAAACAAATTTTTCAATCCCACTGACATCTTTTTTTGCAGGTATTTGGGCCGGGGTAGTTCTTGGTCATTGGTTATTACCTAAACAAAGCAAACATAAGTCTCAAACAACCCCAAATGAGCCTGATGATTTCTCAAAAACGCAAGATGATAGTAGTCTATCGGATGAAAATTATTTGGAACTTAAGAAGTTAGCTCGAGAAAATAATGAACTGAAGAAGGAATATCAGAGGTTATTAGCAAGAACTAGCGAGAGCGAGCAAAACACACAAGATCAAGAACGTGCTGCACTATTTCATGCACTTGAGACCATTCTAGTTCAATTGCCTGTCCTTTCGGAACGCATTAAAGCCGGCGCAGATATTCCTATGGATACGCTACTCAGTCTAGTAGACATGATTCCAGAAAAACTGGAGACATTAGATATCAAGATGATCAACACTCCTGGAGAAATCACCAAGTTCGACCCTATTCTCCATAAGCCAATTCCATCTCAAACTGGTCAAATACCGGAAAAAGGATTTGTAAAAGTGGTTATTCCAGGATTTCAGTACAAGGATGTGGTTCTCAAACACAGCGAAGTAAGGATACAGACTGATGGGAAGTAG
- a CDS encoding Hsp70 family protein, with translation MGSSIAIDFGTTNTVVAEWIEATNTPQTITLPGLSQRLTGTPPSIPSLVYVDDVEAGAFRIGNIVKSLGLEQSPESKERLFSGMKRAVLHPDANRIYPSQTYFDTKRAAEVFLDALCKNIQLSDRKISELVLTVPVESFESYLRWLVQAVKQLNLPSDSLPRIIDEPTAAAFGYGLGNAGSNVLVIDFGGGTLDLSIVRLPDDREASQKGVIVHPNANPAVIARQQGSSISARVLAKTSRLLGGRDIDAVFVDFLLDEHGLERSKVVDDLPALTQWVEDVKIALSSKPVVDINRYLPNCEINIRRKVSVEEFDQRILNSSLVPVQDILKKAITEVLTQAERWNVGDRQLDHILLVGGTCQIPALKQIIIDRFGEDRVVHGNPFEGVAHGALVLAKSHPLEDILHHSYALEVKKSLGGTNTATEYDYISLVAAGTDYPFAQPIFLENFLSPPSDHASSVDFVIVEIQEQAEPGFRRVFNSDGIELSDRAKGNLARSQIIKYLRKKNSLPLNPPGMWNQKDRLDVSYTVDRNRTLLMTVKDRLTGQTLMLNESVARLE, from the coding sequence ATGGGAAGTAGCATAGCAATTGATTTTGGCACGACCAATACTGTGGTTGCTGAGTGGATCGAAGCAACAAACACCCCTCAAACAATAACACTGCCAGGATTGAGCCAACGATTAACTGGCACTCCCCCTTCAATACCAAGTCTGGTGTATGTAGATGATGTTGAGGCAGGTGCATTTCGTATTGGAAATATAGTTAAAAGCCTGGGATTGGAACAATCTCCCGAATCAAAAGAACGGCTTTTCAGCGGAATGAAGCGAGCCGTACTTCATCCAGATGCAAACCGAATCTACCCTTCACAAACCTATTTTGATACCAAGCGAGCTGCCGAAGTCTTCCTAGATGCACTATGCAAAAATATACAACTATCGGATCGAAAGATCAGCGAATTAGTATTGACTGTTCCTGTAGAATCGTTCGAATCCTATTTACGTTGGCTTGTGCAGGCAGTAAAGCAATTGAATTTGCCCTCTGACTCTCTCCCTCGTATCATTGATGAACCTACTGCAGCTGCTTTTGGATATGGATTGGGAAATGCCGGGAGTAACGTACTCGTTATCGACTTTGGCGGTGGGACTTTAGATCTGTCAATCGTCCGTTTGCCTGATGATCGAGAAGCTTCACAAAAGGGAGTAATCGTTCATCCCAATGCTAACCCAGCAGTTATTGCACGCCAGCAAGGAAGCTCAATTTCAGCTCGCGTTCTCGCAAAGACATCCAGACTCTTGGGAGGCAGGGATATTGATGCTGTTTTTGTAGATTTTTTGTTGGACGAACATGGGCTGGAAAGAAGTAAAGTTGTGGATGATCTTCCAGCTTTGACACAATGGGTGGAAGATGTAAAGATAGCACTATCAAGCAAACCAGTTGTTGATATTAATCGCTATTTACCAAACTGTGAAATAAACATACGTCGGAAAGTGAGTGTAGAAGAATTTGATCAAAGAATTCTGAATTCCAGTCTTGTACCAGTACAAGACATATTAAAAAAGGCGATCACTGAAGTTTTGACTCAAGCAGAGCGTTGGAATGTCGGTGATCGGCAACTTGACCATATTCTTTTAGTTGGTGGCACGTGCCAGATTCCTGCATTGAAACAGATCATTATTGACCGTTTTGGAGAAGATCGAGTTGTACATGGAAATCCATTCGAAGGGGTTGCCCACGGGGCACTGGTTCTGGCAAAATCACACCCACTCGAAGATATTTTACATCACTCCTATGCACTGGAAGTGAAAAAGAGCCTTGGCGGAACAAATACTGCGACTGAATATGATTACATCTCATTAGTTGCAGCGGGAACTGATTATCCATTTGCCCAGCCGATATTTCTAGAGAATTTTCTCTCCCCTCCAAGTGACCATGCCTCTTCAGTAGATTTTGTGATCGTCGAAATCCAAGAACAGGCTGAGCCTGGATTTCGAAGAGTTTTTAATTCAGATGGTATAGAGTTATCAGATCGCGCCAAAGGGAACCTAGCTCGTTCTCAAATTATCAAATATTTGCGTAAAAAAAACTCCCTTCCGCTCAATCCACCTGGCATGTGGAATCAGAAAGACCGGCTAGATGTAAGTTATACTGTGGATAGAAATCGAACACTGTTAATGACAGTTAAAGACCGGCTGACAGGTCAAACATTGATGCTCAATGAGTCGGTTGCACGTTTAGAATAA
- a CDS encoding pentapeptide repeat-containing protein has product MNDLTPGIGSLRTENEPSKTPIQNPNHLTRAQVEYHIGLLGSKLILDAKDLQGEDLSGLNLSGTSFNLANLSHTKLTGCNLQYSYFNKATIVNSNLEKANLGGAYLNNVSLQDSDLSGTILHSAKLIDADLINSILIAANLQNINAERANFTKSIMKEANFHNGIFKEGIFIETNLEKATQKDYSSKVYFNKAKFNYAILDFANLKNADFSGAELEGATLKHTDLADCGFQHANFSNANLENANLSGANAEYANFCGAILIGVNFRGAKLRGAKYDNKTIWPPEVIPSIFGAVLVEE; this is encoded by the coding sequence ATGAACGATCTAACTCCTGGTATTGGTTCACTAAGAACAGAGAATGAGCCTTCCAAAACACCCATTCAAAATCCAAACCACCTGACCCGTGCACAGGTTGAATACCACATTGGATTACTTGGCTCAAAATTAATTTTGGACGCAAAGGATCTTCAAGGGGAAGATTTATCTGGTCTTAACCTGTCTGGAACAAGCTTCAATCTAGCAAATCTGTCACATACAAAACTAACAGGTTGTAATCTACAATATTCCTATTTCAATAAAGCTACGATAGTGAATTCAAATCTTGAAAAAGCTAACCTTGGAGGGGCATATCTTAATAATGTCTCTTTGCAAGATTCTGATTTATCCGGAACGATTCTTCATTCAGCAAAGCTCATTGATGCAGACCTTATAAACTCAATACTTATTGCGGCAAATCTTCAAAACATAAACGCGGAAAGAGCTAATTTCACTAAGTCCATTATGAAAGAAGCAAATTTCCATAATGGGATTTTCAAAGAAGGTATTTTTATTGAAACGAACTTAGAAAAAGCTACTCAAAAGGACTATAGCTCAAAGGTTTATTTCAATAAGGCAAAATTTAATTATGCGATATTAGATTTTGCTAATCTTAAAAACGCGGATTTTTCGGGTGCCGAGCTTGAGGGTGCGACATTAAAACATACAGATTTAGCGGATTGTGGGTTTCAGCATGCAAACTTTTCTAATGCCAATCTAGAAAACGCGAACCTTTCAGGCGCAAATGCAGAATACGCCAATTTCTGTGGCGCAATATTAATTGGGGTGAATTTCAGAGGAGCAAAGTTACGAGGAGCAAAGTATGACAATAAAACCATCTGGCCTCCAGAAGTCATTCCATCAATCTTCGGTGCTGTTCTTGTAGAAGAATAA